A window of Elephas maximus indicus isolate mEleMax1 chromosome X, mEleMax1 primary haplotype, whole genome shotgun sequence genomic DNA:
GTTTACCACCATAGCCCCAGAATTTAAGGTAGCACCGCCATGATAATTGCCCAGAGCCTATTTTTTTGTGACTGAATAGTCATTGCTAATAGACCCAAAAACATCTAAGATAGATGTGTTTTTGGAAACGCTAGCTGAAGTCACCACAGCAGTATCTAATATAGAGAAATCATTCAGTTAATGCTATTTGAAGGAAACATAgtgacatttaaaatatttctaggGATTTGTGCTTTTTAGCAAAAACCCCTCTCTGCCACAAAAAGAATTTTATGATAGACCATATATTTAGTGGAAGGAGTTCTGCACTTGTAATTAGGAGACCTGGATTCTAGTTCCACCTCTGCCTCTACCTAGCTATGTGACCTATATTAGGTTTCTTATCCTTTCTGGGCCTGGTTCCTCATCTGTAGCTCTAACTCATTTAATTCCACTATATATTTATTGTTGAGGAGTGAACAATAATAACAGCCAACATTTGTTGAACTCTTACTCTATGGTTGGTGTTTTGCTAAGGGAGTCACATGcactgtctcatttaatcttctacAAGATAGGCATTACTgtgatattttctgtattttagaaAAGAGGGCACTGAAGCGTTGAGAGGTGAAGTAAATTTCCGAGGACATCAAAGCTAGTGGTGAAGATAGGATTGGATTCCAGGCAGCGTTGCTTCGGATCCCAGCCCAGTAACCATAGCGAATTCTTACCCTCATAATTCAATGATTTTAGTGGCTGACATTTGGGCCCCAGTCCAAAAGTACTCGGGTGGAATACCTCTTTGCCAATATAAGGGTGCAATGATGCAGAGCTACCTTACAGAAACCACTGAGACATCCCACGTACGGCCGCCAGGAACCAGAGTCTACAACACCCTCGGTTTTCACATCGGGAAGAAGAAGAGGTGGGAGGTGTCGGCGGGTCCGATGCACGCACGCCTCTCTAGGCGTCCCATTGGGTACAGGAGAGCGTGCGGTGGGCGGGGAGAAAGAGGCGCGCTGCGTGCGCACTGAGAGAAAGAGGCGCGCGGCGTAGGCGCGGGCCCTTCTGAGGTCTGAGcgagcgggcgggcgggcggttCAGCCGGGCCGAGGGCCCGTTTGCCCCGCCCCGCTGTCTTCGCCTTCGTGGCCTCCGCTTCTTGGTCCTCCCCACCTTTAGTGAAACCAACGAGAGGACTCCGCCTGCAGCTAGAGCAGCCTGACTGGGAGCGTTACCAAGTGGCGCGCGGACCTGAGAGGAAAGCTGTGCGCGGCTGCGCTTTCCCACCCCTGAGGCGTTGTAGACACCGGTGAGTGCCGGGGTCTCGGCCCCCACCCCCGCGGACCCCGGAATGTTCTGACCCTGCCTCTTCCCTGAGGAGGGCCTGAGCCCTTGCTCACTCCCAGCATGCTCCACGCGGGACGCCAAGGCAGGTGCTGTTGGAGGAATAGtcagtgggggagatggagagtTTTGAGGTGACCGTATCCTACTCCTTACTTCTCTTCTCCCCTTTCGTCCTCCTCCCTTTTTGATACTCCACCCCAGCACCTTCACCTTCTAAAAAGATTCATCCCAACCACTATGATAGTGCttcatttgtgtttgttttaagtTTCCCTCTCTTCTTCAAATATCCTATCATGTGCGTTTCCAGTGTTACATTTTTTGGCCTGCcttgattggaaaaaaaaaaagaagtctactCCTTAGAATAATTTGTGTGAatggttttatttaaaaattgctGACTTCTTGagtttgttcaatatttttgcaGCCATGAGTAATAACCCATCAGGCAGAATTCTGACGTTATTTGCCATTATGGAGCTGAGAGACACATGTGAAATATATTGGccagaaataatgaaaattgtGTAATGTGAAATGCCACATTCCTATATACGTTAATTTTAGAGCACCCCTGACAGTTCTAATTAAGCAAAGCTTGTTTcctgttctcttttccttcttggaGCTGTTTATTGATCAAGTGCCTTGAGTGATACAGTGCAACCATCCtgcttctccccccaccccagttctTAGTATGATGATGTTGGGTGTAAAATGTCAATTATGGTTAACAGATccccatatgtatatatacacatatttttttttggtctgtaggaAAACAAGTGATTCATTTGTTAAAGTCTCAATACTATGGGTAGAAGCACCGTAGAAATTGATATgtaatgagaaaaatattaaagtgATGTCAGGAGATCTGGTGTCTAGTTCCACTTCTACCATTAACTTCGTGACTTTGGGtcagttgcttaacctctctggaccttAGTTTccctatttgtaaaatgagataaaaggCATTAGATAGCTTCTAGTGCCCCTTTGAACTTtaagagacaaagagaaaacctGAGTAGCTCAATAAAACATTCTTTGTGAAGATGAAGGGGTGATTGGGAAAATACTAGCCTTTACAAGCATAAATGCTGGTTGTATTTAATGTTGGCTTtttcagttggaaaccctggtggtgtagtggttaagagctacccaaaaggcagttcaaatctaccaggcattccttggaaatcctatgggggcagttctactctgtcgtctaGGGTCgccatgcgttggaatcaactcgatggcaacaggtttggtttggtttggctttttccaGTTGAAGTAAAAGTGTAGAGTTTCCCTTTTTTACTGGAAGAAGAAAATGCCTTTTCAGGAAATAAAATGTTTGTTAATGGTCCCCAGATATGTCTGTATTGATTTAGTTCTCATCGAAATAATTTAACTATTCCCATCATAAGCTTTTAATACACCAGTTAGTTGAGATACGTATTAGGTACAGTATTGGAAACCATTTAGTTTTAGGAACAAAAGTGTAAATATTAGCATATATGCTATCAATCTCAAGATACTTGATTTAGATGTACTCCAAACACCTAAGGTCAGCAGCCATCAGTTAAATAAAGTACTAGGCTGGGAATAGAAATGTCAACACAGATACCATTGGTGATTTGCCACTTGTAGGTGGCTTTATCTGTTAGACTTAAGGTTTTGGTGTGAAGGTCCATTTATATCTGCAAAGGTATTTGAATAACATAATGCAAGCTTGTGAAACGAAATTCCTTTAAAGAGAACGATGAACGGACaacttctgtgacattggtttctagagttaatgctttgatttagTACTTGGACAATTAAATCCCCACAgatgaagtacaaaaaaaaaaaagagccttctCACAGCAGATTGTACTCCATAGAGGAGTTGCTTCAAAGTTCCAGTTTACATCAAACAGTAATCAGATGCCACTGGAAGCTAAAGATTCCTAGGGTCATTGGTACTATGTACAACTAACTGGATTTCAAACTTGGGAACCTTTTTAATGTTCAGAGCAAAATGTAAGTATATAAGGAATACCAAATCAAATGACTAatctttttcctttaaatattttaaggatctttttcttctttataggaAAAATGCTTTCTGAAAGCAGTTCATTTTTGAAGGGTATGATGCTCGGAAGCATTTTCTGTGCCTTGATCACTATGCTAGGCCACGTTAGGATTGGTCATGAAAATAGAATGCACCACCATGAGCATCATCACCTACAAGCTCCTAACAAAGAAGATATCTTGAAAATTTCAGATGATGAACGCATGGAGCTCAGTAAGAGCTTTCGGGTGTACTGTATCATCCTTGTAAAACCCAAAGATGTGAGTCTTTGGGCTGCAGTGAAGGAGACTTGGACCAAACACTGTGACAAAGCAGAGTTCTTCAGTTCTGAAAATGTTAAAGTGTTTGAATCAATTAATATGGAAACAGATGACATGTGGATAATGATGAGAAAAGCTTACGAATATGCTTTTGATAAATATAAAGACCAATACAACTGGTTCTTCCTTGCACGCCCCACTACGTTTGccattattgaaaacttaaagtattttttgttaaaaaaggATCCATCACAGCCCTTCTACCTAGGCCACACTATAAAATCTGGAGACCTtgaatatgtgagtgtggaaggaGGAATTGTCTTAAGCATAGGATCCATGAAAAGACTAAACAGCCTTCTCGGTATCCCTGAGAAGTGTcctgaacagggagggatgaTTTGGAAGCTATCTGAAGATAAGCAGCTAGCAGTCTGCCTGAAATATGCTGGAGTGTTTGCAGAAAATGCAGAAGATTCTGAAGGAAAAGATGTATTTAATACCAAATCTGTTGGGCTTTTTATTAAAGAGGCAATGACTAATCAACCCCAGCAGGTAGTAGAAGGCTGTTGTTCAGATATGGCTGTTACTTTTAATGGACTGACCCCTAATCAGATGCATGTGATGATGTATGGGGTATACCGTCTTAGGGCATTTGGGCATATTTTCAATGATGCATTGGTTTTCTTACCTCCAAATGGTTCTGACAATGACTGAGAACTGGAATGAGCATATGTACACTGTATAGGACATGAGTTGTCATTATTTGTGGTAACAACTACATATCCAACACAGTGGTATgtctcttcttttcctctttctgtttaagtttttttttttttttttttggtgacactGGTATAATTACACATTAAAATTTAGTAGTACATTTTTAAATGGggtggtattgttttcctcaaAAATACAAATGTGTTGGAAAGAAATGTTTTAAGAGTAGTAATTTTGCAGGTAAAGGGTATAGTTGTAAACACTGTATGTGGTAAATTCTAAattatgaatattaaaaaatctaGTGTGGTGCATATTTTTGctgattggttaaaaaaaattaaatgtctttTCTAGGCTTCTAAGATATGTAGATGAATCTCTAGTTGTGAATTTGCGATTAAAGTAAAACTTCAGCTGTGTTATTTAATGTTGATTGATGTTCTAAGCCTCCCCAAGTGCCAATAGATTTGTCTTCTTAAAATATACAACCAGGCAACTAAGGAAATGTTCCTAACCAATGTTAAAGTGAAAGTTTCAATCTATCCCCCAGAGAAAGAGTGGAAATTACTTATAAATATTAAGTAATTTTCCTGGGAGCTAATTTAGTGTCATTTCTCAGAGTGCACAATTTCAGTGTGACTCTGTGTGCACTGCAGACACTGAAATTGGAATGGTAACTATAAAGAAGATAATGTCATTTAAGTGTACGGTTTCCTAGTTAAACAGGCTCCCAGTTGGGGCTTGCATAAAAATTTATCAGCTGAgatttatttatgcctattgggCAAATGAGTTGTGAAGTCTCCTTT
This region includes:
- the C1GALT1C1 gene encoding C1GALT1-specific chaperone 1, with protein sequence MLSESSSFLKGMMLGSIFCALITMLGHVRIGHENRMHHHEHHHLQAPNKEDILKISDDERMELSKSFRVYCIILVKPKDVSLWAAVKETWTKHCDKAEFFSSENVKVFESINMETDDMWIMMRKAYEYAFDKYKDQYNWFFLARPTTFAIIENLKYFLLKKDPSQPFYLGHTIKSGDLEYVSVEGGIVLSIGSMKRLNSLLGIPEKCPEQGGMIWKLSEDKQLAVCLKYAGVFAENAEDSEGKDVFNTKSVGLFIKEAMTNQPQQVVEGCCSDMAVTFNGLTPNQMHVMMYGVYRLRAFGHIFNDALVFLPPNGSDND